In the Salvelinus fontinalis isolate EN_2023a chromosome 34, ASM2944872v1, whole genome shotgun sequence genome, one interval contains:
- the LOC129833881 gene encoding NLR family CARD domain-containing protein 3-like isoform X1: MSLSGEREEGGPASKMHLSGGHDTKAKSPIKQERPASPVPSCVSMKSDESMDHPILFREGEFSTEQSGWSTLPEDQSRCAVCQQVLRDPVSITCGHRFCRQCITRYWEKPAPSGDYDCPQCRKRSRTRPVLQPLSEPNDARGSENMDDSLQRAVVNHKDSLQRAVVNHKDSLQRAIVNHKDSLRRRYECVIEGMETAGNQTPLNRIYTELYITEGESEGVNSEHEVWQLETASRTPTSHDTAIHCNDIFKPLPGQERSIRTVLTKGIAGIGKTVSVQKFILDWAEGKANHDVEIIFVLPFRELNLIKDLQYSLLRLLHDFHTELDIGIAKKLTACKAMFIFDGLDESRLPLDFQHNETVSDVTQTSSVDVLLTNLIKGNLLPSALLWITSRPAATNQIPPKCVDQVTEVRGFNDPQKEEYFRKRFSDEDLASRIISHIKKSRSLHIMCHMPVFCWISAIVLEHMLSTDKRREMPTTLTEMSIHFLLIQTSLKNQKYHGRDEIDHRELMESDKEILLKLGKLAFENLEKGNLMFYEEDLKEAGLDVKEASVYSGVCTHIFKEESVLIQRVVYCFVHLSIQEFLSAVYMYHCYTTKNMDELKPFLKRKSRAAFEKLSLHELLTSTVDKALESKNGHLDLFVRFLHGMSLESNQKLLRGLVTQTESSPESVKKTIRSLKVMQRKNISPERCINLFHCLIEMKDHSIQKVIEVYLRSEKRSKNLTHAQCSALAYMLQISEEDLDVFDLKEYKTSEEGRRRLLPAVRGCRKALLTGCKLTDTSCKVLASVLSSNSSHLRELDLSNNDLKDSGVKLLSAGLGNPLCKLETLRLSGCLVREEGCASLVSALRSNPSHLRELDLSYNHPGDSGVRLLSAGLEDPHCRLEKLNVEHGGEYTMKPGLRKCEC, encoded by the exons atgagtctctctggggagagagaggaggggggccctgcctctaaaatgcatCTCTCTGGGGGACATGACACCAAAGCTAAGAG tccaatcaagcaggagagaccagcctcccctgtacccagctgtgtgtccatgaagagtgacgaGTCTATGGACCATCCTATACTGTTTAGAGAGGGAGAattttctactgaacaaag tggatggtctactctgccAGAGGATCAGTCCAGGTGTGCAGTGTGTCAGCAGGTTCTGAGGGATCCAGTCTCTATCACCTGTGGACACAGGTTCTGCAGACAGTGCATCACCAGATACTGGGAGAAACCTGCTCCTTCAGGAGACTATGACTGTCCTCAATGTAGAAAGAGATCCAGAACACGTCCTGTACTACAGCCCCTGAGTGAACCCAATGATGCAAGAGGCTCTGAAAACA TGGATGACAGCCTGCAGAGAGCTGTAGTAAACCATAAAGACAGCCTGCAGAGAGCTGTAGTAAACCATAAAGACAGCCTGCAGAGAGCTATAGTAAACCATAAAGACAGTCTGAGAAGGAGGTATGAATGTGTGATAGAAGGCATGGAAACAGCAGGGAACCAAACTCCCCTCAACAGGAtttacacagagctctacatcacagaaggagagagtgaaggggttAACAGTGAACATGAGGTGTGGCAGCTAGAGACGGCATCCAGGACGCCAACCTCACATGACACAGCAATCCACTGCAATGACATCTTTAAACCCTTACCTGGCCAAGAGAGAAGCATCAGAACCGTGCTGACGAAGGGCATCGCTGGCATCGGGAAAACtgtctctgtgcagaagttcatcCTAGACTGGGCTGAAGGGAAGGCAAACCACGATGTGGAGATCATATTTGTGCTTCCTTTCCGGGAGCTGAACTTGATCAAAGATCTCCAGTACAGTCTTCTCAGACTTCTCCATGACTTCCACACAGAACTAGACATAGGCATTGCAAAGAAACTCACTGCCTGTAAAGCTATGTTCATCTTTGATGGTTTGGATGAAAGCAGACTTCCATTGGATTTCCAGCACAACGAAACAGTGTCTGATGTCACCCAGACATCATCTGTTGATGTTCTGCTGACAAACCTCATCAAGGggaatctgcttccctctgctctcctgtgGATAACCTCCCGACCAGCAGCAACCAATCAGATCCCCCCTAagtgtgttgaccaggtgacagaggtacgagggttcaatgacccacagaaggaggagtacttcaggaagagattcagtgatgaggacctggccagcagaatcatctcacacataaagaaatcaaggagcctccacatcatgtgccacatgccagtgttctgttggatttctgcaatAGTCCTTGAACACATGTTGAGtacagacaagaggagagagatgccCACGACTCTGACTGAGATGTCCATACACTTCCTGCTCATTCAGACCAGCCTGAAGAACCAGAAGTATCATGGAAGAGATGAGATTGATCATAGGGAGCTTATGGAGTCAGATAAGGAAATTCTTCTGAAGCTGGGGAAGCTGGCGTTTGAAAATCTGGAGAAGGGTAATCTCATGTTCTATGAAGAAGACCTGAAAGAGGCTGGCCTTGATGTCAAAGAagcctcagtgtactcaggaGTGTGCACACATATCTTTAAAGAAGAGTCTGTGTTAATTCAGAGAGTGGTGTACTGctttgttcatctgagcattcaggagtttctcTCAGCTGTCTACATGTACCACTGTTACACAACCAAGAACATGGATGAACTGAAGCCCTTCCTCAAGAGAAAGTCTAGAGCTGCATTTGAAAAGCTAAGCTTGCATGAGCTGCTGACGAGTACCGTGGATAAAGCCTTGGAGAGTAAGAATGGACACCTGGACCTTTTTGTCCGCTTCCTTCATGGCATgtcactggagtccaatcagaaaCTCCTACGAGGTCTGGTGACACAGACAGAAAGCAGTCCAGAGAGCGTCAAGAAAACGATCCGATCCCTTAAGGTGATGCAGAGGAAGAACATCTCCCCTGAGAGGTGCATCAATCTCTTCCACTGTCTGATAGAGATGAAAGACCATTCAATACAGAAGGTAATTGAAGTGTACTTGAGGTCAGAAAAGAGATCCAAAAACCTCACACATGCTCAGTGTTCAGCGCTGGCCTACATGCTGCAGATATCAGAGGAGGATctggatgtgtttgacctgaagGAATACAAGACATCAGAGGAGGGTCGTAGGAGACTGCTCCCAGCTGTGAGAGGCTGCAGGAAAGCTCT ACTCACTGGCTGTAAACTCACAGACACATCCTGTAAAGTGTTGGCCTCAGTTCTCAGTTCAAACTCCTCACatctgagagagctggatctgagtaacaatgacctgaaggattcaggagtgaagctgctctctgctggactggggaatcccctctgtaaactggagactctgag